The following proteins come from a genomic window of Halomarina ordinaria:
- a CDS encoding RNA-binding protein, which translates to MQVKSRHHLRSDEIARITETLEEQLGVSLDGEAFERVEFVDDDTDLVLVDGDPVVVYFDDDPFLTVRGANAYPPERNLVTVDSGAVSFVSDGADVMRPGITEADDSIAAGDLVAIAEETHGKVLAVGRATEDGADLTGDSGKVIESLHHVGDELYNTTF; encoded by the coding sequence ATGCAGGTCAAGTCCCGACACCACCTCCGGAGCGACGAGATCGCGCGCATCACGGAGACGCTCGAGGAGCAACTCGGCGTCTCGCTCGACGGTGAGGCCTTCGAACGCGTGGAGTTCGTCGACGACGACACCGACCTCGTCCTCGTCGACGGCGACCCCGTCGTGGTCTACTTCGACGACGACCCGTTCCTGACCGTCCGCGGCGCGAACGCCTACCCGCCCGAGCGTAACCTCGTCACGGTCGACTCGGGGGCCGTCTCGTTCGTCAGCGACGGCGCGGACGTGATGCGCCCCGGCATCACCGAGGCCGACGACTCCATCGCGGCCGGCGACCTCGTCGCCATCGCCGAGGAGACCCACGGGAAGGTCCTCGCGGTCGGTCGCGCGACCGAGGACGGCGCCGACCTCACCGGCGACTCCGGGAAGGTCATCGAGTCGCTCCACCACGTCGGCGACGAACTCTACAACACCACGTTCTAG
- a CDS encoding DUF7562 family protein, which translates to MWGTRNGGDGVDCLACGRTVERSAAREYDKEGDRWSRRGKDFEYLCKTCHRELCHQPRDELEGLLLDIERDRPRGQREFLRRYNELVEDRYGSLEERGR; encoded by the coding sequence ATGTGGGGCACGCGGAACGGCGGAGACGGCGTCGACTGTCTGGCGTGCGGACGCACCGTCGAGCGTTCGGCGGCGCGGGAGTACGACAAGGAGGGCGACCGATGGTCGCGCCGCGGCAAGGACTTCGAGTACCTCTGTAAGACCTGCCACCGCGAGCTATGCCACCAGCCGCGGGACGAACTCGAAGGGCTGTTGCTGGACATCGAGCGCGACCGGCCGCGGGGCCAGCGCGAGTTCCTCCGGCGGTACAACGAACTGGTCGAGGACCGCTACGGCTCGCTCGAGGAGCGCGGGCGATAG
- a CDS encoding RNB domain-containing ribonuclease, with the protein MSDQADQAAAGTAEGQGPVEIDEELARHLQNKREELFEKFEIRDAFPQAVMEEAERRTEGVVEEIQDEVEERRDLRDLTAWTTDPIDAQDFDDALSIEREDDVYRLWVHIADVTHYVHPGSEMWAEAVERGNTVYLPAYTVHMLPPALSETVCSLVPEEDRLAHTVEMVLDAETLSYETIDIYKSVIRSDERLTYTQAENRLDDPDAPLHEECSLVFELADRMHEQRKEDGSLVLNPSRDRAHTIIEECMLKANKAVTHVLMFQRGVEAMYRVHPQPTPQEWDRALKEIQELDGVSIPSDSWDDPRKAVNATLEQAPGRQLRKIQRAVMRVMPRAKYMNDPFGGHHALNFEIYGHFTSPIRRLSDLINHWIVHEEDVPEDLVALCDRASDKQKDAERCEREYKQFLSEVGLDAYAVNNRGLRVVEDEEEEGDGTDDADVESAAGEVE; encoded by the coding sequence ATGAGCGACCAGGCGGACCAGGCCGCGGCCGGCACGGCCGAGGGCCAGGGTCCAGTCGAAATCGACGAGGAACTCGCCCGTCACCTCCAGAACAAGCGCGAGGAACTCTTCGAGAAGTTCGAGATACGCGACGCGTTCCCGCAGGCCGTCATGGAGGAGGCCGAGCGCCGCACCGAGGGCGTCGTCGAGGAGATACAGGACGAGGTCGAGGAGCGGCGCGACCTGCGCGACCTGACGGCGTGGACGACCGACCCCATCGACGCCCAGGACTTCGACGACGCGCTCTCCATCGAGCGCGAGGACGACGTCTATCGCCTCTGGGTCCACATCGCCGACGTCACCCACTACGTCCACCCCGGCAGCGAGATGTGGGCGGAGGCCGTCGAGCGTGGCAACACCGTCTACCTCCCCGCCTACACCGTCCACATGCTCCCGCCGGCGCTCTCGGAGACGGTGTGCTCGCTCGTCCCCGAGGAGGACCGCCTCGCGCACACCGTCGAGATGGTCCTCGACGCCGAGACGCTCTCCTACGAGACCATCGACATCTACAAGTCCGTCATCCGGAGCGACGAGCGCCTCACCTACACGCAGGCGGAGAACCGCCTCGACGACCCCGACGCCCCGCTCCACGAGGAGTGTTCGCTCGTCTTCGAACTCGCCGACCGGATGCACGAACAGCGCAAGGAGGACGGCTCGCTCGTCCTCAACCCCTCGCGGGACCGCGCACACACCATCATCGAGGAGTGCATGCTGAAGGCGAACAAGGCGGTCACGCACGTCCTGATGTTCCAGCGCGGCGTCGAGGCGATGTACCGCGTCCACCCCCAGCCGACCCCCCAGGAGTGGGACCGCGCGCTGAAGGAGATACAGGAACTCGACGGCGTCTCCATCCCGAGCGACTCGTGGGACGACCCCCGGAAGGCGGTCAACGCCACGCTGGAACAGGCGCCCGGCCGCCAACTGCGCAAGATACAGCGCGCCGTGATGCGCGTCATGCCGCGGGCGAAGTACATGAACGACCCCTTCGGCGGCCACCACGCGCTCAACTTCGAGATATACGGCCACTTCACCAGCCCAATCCGGCGGCTCTCGGACCTCATCAACCACTGGATCGTCCACGAGGAGGACGTCCCCGAGGACCTCGTCGCGCTCTGTGACCGCGCCAGCGACAAGCAGAAAGACGCCGAGCGCTGCGAACGCGAGTACAAGCAGTTCCTCTCGGAGGTGGGCCTCGACGCCTACGCGGTGAACAACCGCGGGCTTCGCGTCGTCGAGGACGAGGAGGAGGAAGGGGACGGAACCGACGACGCTGACGTGGAGTCGGCCGCCGGCGAGGTGGAGTGA
- a CDS encoding ester cyclase — translation MATRQSRERRNEVLVRRFVEEIVTEQHYDRIPEFFADDYVRHDPQVPGEARGPERFEEALRTFHRGFPDETIVIDDLFGRGDRVCLRYTARATHTGEFAGLEPTGRPVELTAIAVHRVEDGRVAETWVEYDSLGLFRQLGAGPSTGE, via the coding sequence ATGGCGACACGACAATCGCGAGAGCGACGCAACGAGGTCCTCGTCCGCCGGTTCGTCGAGGAAATCGTCACCGAACAGCACTACGACCGCATCCCCGAGTTCTTCGCGGACGACTACGTCAGACACGACCCGCAGGTCCCCGGCGAGGCGCGCGGCCCCGAGCGGTTCGAGGAGGCACTCCGGACCTTCCACAGGGGCTTTCCCGACGAGACGATAGTCATCGACGACCTGTTCGGCCGCGGTGACCGGGTCTGTCTCCGCTACACGGCGCGCGCGACGCACACCGGCGAGTTCGCCGGCCTCGAACCGACCGGTCGACCCGTCGAGCTGACGGCCATCGCCGTCCACCGCGTCGAGGACGGGAGGGTGGCGGAGACGTGGGTCGAGTACGACTCGCTCGGCCTGTTCCGGCAACTCGGCGCGGGTCCATCGACCGGCGAGTGA
- a CDS encoding orotate phosphoribosyltransferase produces the protein MNYRSLSDLNAAARELATELPDSIDLIVGIPRSGLLAANLLCLYRNQPMTDVDGLCDGRIMRSGYRYDGHREFEHVDHVLVVDDSVDTGRQMQETKSRLDEHDFPFEVSYAALYVSTHGHRHVDYWSEVVSKPRFFEWNLLHHPMLKNSCVDIDGVLCRDPTPEENDDGKNYREFIRTVDPEIVPTERVGWLVTCRLERYREDTERWLDEHGVEYDELVMMDLPSKAAREEREDHAAFKAEVYERTGATLFVESSPGQATEIAERTGKPVFCYEANQLVSPGTVARVQTKGNEYLSRFASDPVAFSMRAGQHVLSKGTDVMSLLSHRYRDD, from the coding sequence ATGAATTACCGAAGTCTCTCTGATCTGAACGCCGCTGCCCGCGAGCTGGCGACGGAGCTCCCGGACAGTATCGACCTCATCGTGGGGATTCCGCGGAGCGGTCTGCTCGCGGCGAACCTCCTCTGTCTCTACCGCAACCAGCCGATGACGGACGTCGACGGCCTCTGCGACGGTCGCATCATGCGCTCCGGTTATCGCTACGACGGTCATCGCGAGTTCGAGCACGTCGACCACGTCCTCGTCGTCGACGACTCCGTCGATACGGGTCGCCAGATGCAGGAGACGAAATCCCGTCTCGACGAACACGATTTCCCCTTCGAGGTCAGCTACGCCGCGCTCTACGTCTCGACGCACGGCCACCGCCACGTCGACTACTGGTCGGAGGTCGTGAGCAAGCCCCGCTTCTTCGAGTGGAACCTGCTCCACCACCCGATGCTGAAGAACTCCTGTGTCGACATCGACGGCGTGCTCTGCCGGGACCCGACACCCGAGGAGAACGACGACGGGAAGAACTACCGCGAATTCATCCGCACCGTCGACCCCGAAATCGTCCCGACCGAACGGGTCGGGTGGCTCGTCACCTGTCGCCTCGAACGCTACCGCGAGGACACCGAGCGCTGGCTGGACGAACACGGCGTCGAGTACGACGAACTCGTCATGATGGACCTGCCGAGCAAGGCGGCCCGCGAGGAGCGCGAGGACCACGCGGCGTTCAAAGCGGAGGTGTACGAGCGAACGGGCGCCACCCTCTTCGTCGAGAGTTCGCCCGGGCAGGCGACCGAGATCGCCGAGCGGACCGGCAAACCGGTGTTCTGTTACGAGGCGAACCAGCTGGTCTCGCCGGGGACGGTCGCACGGGTCCAGACCAAGGGCAACGAGTACCTCTCGCGGTTCGCGAGCGACCCGGTCGCGTTCTCGATGCGCGCCGGACAGCACGTCCTCTCGAAGGGCACCGACGTGATGAGTCTCCTCTCGCACCGCTACCGCGACGACTGA
- a CDS encoding helix-turn-helix domain-containing protein has translation MRIIVTSSIQQPTLLSALREVPSARIIFEQLDTVDYGNRVGTFWVEADDYDVFEAAMADDPTVTAVECLATFNDRRLYRAEQMGDGRERSVYPTIVEVGGVIQRMVGTSEGWEFQVAFPSQEAASRFHEVCADYDLGFTLLQKYEQTELDEPSTDFGLTEKQRRTLVRAVAEGYYKVPRDVDLDALADELEISHQAASERLRRAIDILVHNTIYTPDDEGAE, from the coding sequence ATGAGAATAATCGTCACGTCGTCCATACAGCAGCCGACACTGCTCTCGGCCCTTCGAGAAGTGCCGTCGGCGCGCATCATCTTCGAACAGCTGGACACGGTGGATTACGGGAATCGGGTGGGGACCTTCTGGGTCGAAGCGGACGACTACGACGTCTTCGAGGCCGCGATGGCCGACGACCCGACAGTGACGGCCGTCGAGTGCCTCGCGACGTTCAACGACCGGCGTCTCTACCGGGCAGAGCAGATGGGCGACGGACGGGAGCGAAGCGTCTACCCGACCATCGTCGAGGTGGGTGGCGTCATCCAGCGGATGGTCGGAACCAGCGAGGGGTGGGAGTTCCAGGTGGCGTTCCCGAGTCAGGAGGCCGCGTCGCGCTTCCACGAGGTGTGTGCCGACTACGACCTCGGGTTCACGCTCCTGCAGAAGTACGAACAGACCGAACTCGACGAGCCGTCGACCGACTTCGGCCTCACCGAGAAGCAGCGCCGAACGCTCGTTCGAGCCGTCGCAGAGGGGTACTACAAGGTGCCGCGGGACGTCGACCTCGACGCGCTCGCCGACGAGTTGGAGATATCACATCAGGCGGCGTCCGAACGCCTCCGACGCGCCATCGACATCCTCGTCCACAACACCATCTACACCCCGGACGACGAGGGAGCCGAGTGA
- the rpsJ gene encoding 30S ribosomal protein S10 — MQQARVRLAGTSPSDLDNICGDVREIANKTGVNLSGPVPLPTKTLEVPTRKSPDGEGTATWEHWEMRVHKRLIDIDADERALRQLMRIQVPNDVSIEIVLED; from the coding sequence ATGCAGCAGGCACGCGTCCGGCTCGCGGGAACCAGCCCGTCGGACCTCGACAACATCTGTGGCGACGTCCGCGAGATCGCGAACAAGACCGGCGTCAACCTGTCGGGGCCAGTCCCGCTGCCCACGAAGACGCTCGAGGTGCCCACGCGCAAGTCGCCCGACGGTGAGGGTACCGCGACGTGGGAGCACTGGGAGATGCGCGTCCACAAGCGTCTCATCGACATCGACGCCGATGAACGGGCGCTGCGCCAGCTGATGCGCATTCAGGTGCCGAACGACGTCAGCATCGAGATCGTCCTCGAGGACTGA
- the tuf gene encoding translation elongation factor EF-1 subunit alpha: MSDKPHQNLAVIGHVDHGKSTMVGRLLFETGSVPEHVIEQYREEAEEKGKGGFEFAYVMDNLAEERERGVTIDIAHQEFDTDEYYFTIVDCPGHRDFVKNMITGASQADNAVLVVAADDGVAPQTQEHVFLARTLGIGELIVAVNKMDLVDYSEDEYRSVVDDVKQLLKQVRFDTDNASFVPTSAFEGDNVSEASDNTPWYDGPTLLEALNNLPEPQEPTDAPLRLPIQDVYTISGIGTVPVGRVETGILETGMNVSFQPSDVSGEVKTVEMHHEEVPQAGPGDNVGFNVRGIGKDDIRRGDVCGPAEDPPSVAETFQAQVVVMQHPSVITAGYTPVFHAHTAQVACTIESIDKKLDPASGEVAEENPDFIQAGDAAVVTVRPQKPLSIEPSSEIPELGSFAVRDMGQTIAAGKVLSVNER; this comes from the coding sequence ATGAGCGACAAACCGCACCAGAATTTGGCCGTAATCGGCCACGTCGACCACGGGAAGAGTACGATGGTCGGGCGCCTCCTCTTCGAGACCGGGAGCGTCCCCGAGCACGTCATCGAGCAGTACCGAGAGGAAGCAGAAGAGAAGGGCAAGGGCGGCTTCGAGTTCGCCTACGTGATGGACAACCTCGCCGAGGAGCGCGAGCGCGGGGTCACCATCGACATCGCCCACCAGGAGTTCGACACCGACGAGTACTACTTCACCATCGTCGACTGTCCGGGCCACCGTGACTTCGTGAAGAACATGATCACGGGGGCGAGCCAGGCCGACAACGCCGTCCTCGTCGTCGCCGCCGACGACGGTGTCGCGCCCCAGACCCAGGAGCACGTCTTCCTGGCGCGGACGCTCGGCATCGGCGAACTCATCGTCGCCGTCAACAAGATGGACCTCGTCGACTACAGCGAGGACGAGTACCGCTCCGTCGTCGACGACGTGAAGCAACTGCTCAAGCAGGTCCGCTTCGACACGGACAACGCGAGCTTCGTCCCGACGTCCGCCTTCGAGGGCGACAACGTCTCCGAAGCCAGCGACAACACGCCGTGGTACGACGGCCCGACGCTCCTCGAGGCCCTCAACAACCTCCCGGAGCCCCAGGAACCCACGGACGCGCCGCTGCGCCTGCCCATCCAGGACGTCTACACCATCTCGGGCATCGGTACCGTCCCCGTCGGCCGCGTCGAGACGGGCATCCTCGAGACGGGCATGAACGTCTCGTTCCAGCCCTCGGACGTGAGCGGCGAGGTCAAGACCGTCGAGATGCACCACGAGGAGGTCCCGCAGGCCGGCCCCGGCGACAACGTCGGGTTCAACGTCCGCGGTATCGGCAAGGACGACATCCGCCGCGGTGACGTCTGTGGTCCCGCCGAGGACCCGCCGAGCGTCGCCGAGACGTTCCAGGCCCAGGTCGTCGTGATGCAGCACCCGTCGGTCATCACCGCGGGCTACACGCCGGTCTTCCACGCCCACACGGCGCAGGTCGCGTGTACCATCGAGTCCATCGACAAGAAACTCGACCCGGCCAGCGGCGAGGTCGCCGAGGAGAACCCGGACTTCATCCAGGCCGGCGACGCCGCGGTCGTCACGGTCCGTCCGCAGAAGCCCCTCAGCATCGAGCCGTCCTCGGAGATCCCCGAGCTCGGGAGCTTCGCCGTGCGCGACATGGGCCAGACCATCGCGGCCGGCAAGGTCCTCAGCGTCAACGAGCGATAA
- a CDS encoding homoserine dehydrogenase — protein MRLAVVGAGAVGRAVADLAGEYGHDVVALADSSSAAVGEGVDVEAALATKDDTGRVGEHDPEAALEADYDVLVEATPTTLGSAEPGFGHVVSALERDRHVVLANKGPVAERYDDVRAAERESAGSVRFEATVGGAIPVLSTIADAGPGQVTAARGVLNGTANFILTRMAAEGLDYEHVLAEAQDLGVAEADPSFDVEGTDAALKCVILANVLGDGGYTLDDADVTGITDVPGEALELAAEDGRTIRLIGEVVGDRVRVGPRLIPEHGTLAVSGTRNIVQLETNHAGRLNVSGRGAGGPETATAVFSDVGRLPPLE, from the coding sequence ATGAGGCTCGCCGTCGTCGGTGCGGGCGCGGTCGGCCGCGCCGTCGCCGACCTGGCCGGCGAGTACGGCCACGACGTCGTCGCGCTCGCGGACTCCTCCTCGGCGGCGGTGGGGGAGGGCGTCGACGTCGAGGCGGCGCTGGCGACGAAGGACGACACCGGTCGCGTCGGCGAACACGACCCCGAGGCGGCCCTGGAGGCCGACTACGACGTGCTCGTGGAGGCGACGCCGACGACGCTCGGGTCGGCGGAACCGGGCTTCGGACACGTCGTGAGCGCGCTGGAACGCGACCGTCACGTCGTCCTCGCCAACAAGGGACCGGTGGCCGAGCGCTACGACGACGTGCGCGCCGCCGAACGCGAGAGCGCGGGGAGCGTGCGCTTCGAGGCGACGGTCGGCGGGGCCATCCCGGTGCTGTCGACCATCGCCGACGCCGGTCCCGGCCAGGTGACGGCGGCACGGGGCGTGCTCAACGGGACGGCGAACTTCATACTCACCAGGATGGCCGCCGAAGGCCTGGACTACGAACACGTCCTCGCGGAGGCACAGGACCTCGGCGTCGCGGAGGCCGACCCCTCCTTCGACGTGGAGGGGACCGACGCCGCGCTGAAGTGCGTCATCCTCGCGAACGTCCTCGGCGACGGCGGGTACACCCTCGACGACGCGGACGTGACGGGCATCACCGACGTCCCGGGTGAAGCGCTCGAACTCGCCGCCGAGGACGGCCGCACCATCCGCCTCATCGGCGAGGTCGTCGGCGACAGGGTGCGCGTCGGCCCGCGCCTCATCCCCGAACACGGGACGCTCGCCGTCTCCGGGACGCGCAACATCGTCCAGCTGGAGACGAACCACGCCGGCCGACTGAACGTCAGCGGGCGCGGCGCGGGCGGCCCCGAGACGGCGACGGCCGTGTTCTCGGACGTGGGGCGACTCCCGCCGCTGGAGTGA
- a CDS encoding amino acid-binding protein, which yields MSDDVVRSYTVRLELVDEPGELLNALAPIADGGGNLLSIFHERGNLTPRGHIPVEVDLEATPERFERIVASLRDAGVNVIQAGAERYGEELTVLLVGDLVETDLSDTLSRMEKCTNASVADVTLTAANGTGDRSSARLRLATETGEADSVLLTVRELAAEKGLTVIEPLTPGGAQ from the coding sequence ATGAGCGACGACGTGGTTCGGTCGTACACGGTGCGCCTCGAACTCGTCGACGAGCCGGGCGAACTGCTGAACGCCCTGGCTCCGATAGCGGACGGCGGCGGCAACCTGCTCTCGATATTCCACGAGCGCGGCAACCTCACCCCCCGGGGGCACATCCCGGTCGAGGTCGACCTGGAGGCGACCCCCGAGCGCTTCGAGCGGATAGTAGCGTCGCTCCGCGACGCCGGCGTGAACGTCATCCAGGCGGGCGCGGAACGCTACGGCGAGGAACTCACGGTCCTGCTCGTCGGCGACCTCGTCGAGACGGACCTCTCGGACACCCTCTCGCGGATGGAGAAGTGTACGAACGCCTCCGTCGCCGACGTCACCCTCACGGCGGCCAACGGGACCGGTGACCGGTCGAGCGCCCGCCTCAGGCTGGCGACCGAGACCGGCGAGGCCGACAGCGTCCTCCTGACGGTGCGCGAGTTGGCCGCGGAGAAGGGGTTGACGGTCATCGAGCCGCTCACCCCCGGAGGTGCGCAATGA
- a CDS encoding Hsp20/alpha crystallin family protein: protein MGPRDRDDRDPFDDIFRELSRMMNDVMGDDVGMRVQGNDSGFGDDVHITTQQDDEHVYVIADLPGVEKDAIDIKCDGRTLTVAAATDYREYEERLRLPVRVDEHSATATFKNGILEVAFERADSSADIDLH from the coding sequence ATGGGACCTCGTGACAGGGACGACAGGGACCCCTTCGACGACATCTTTCGTGAACTCAGTCGGATGATGAACGACGTGATGGGCGACGACGTGGGCATGCGCGTCCAGGGCAACGACTCCGGCTTCGGCGACGACGTCCACATCACCACCCAGCAGGACGACGAGCACGTCTACGTGATCGCCGACCTCCCGGGCGTCGAGAAGGACGCCATCGACATCAAGTGCGACGGGCGGACGCTCACCGTCGCCGCGGCCACCGACTACCGCGAGTACGAGGAGCGCCTCCGGCTCCCGGTGCGCGTCGACGAGCACTCCGCGACGGCCACGTTCAAGAACGGCATCCTCGAAGTCGCCTTCGAGCGCGCCGACTCCTCCGCCGACATCGACCTCCACTGA
- a CDS encoding type II glyceraldehyde-3-phosphate dehydrogenase — protein sequence MIKVGINGYGTIGKRVADAVALQPDMEVVGVAKTRPNFEAETAVEKGYPLYAAIEERLPRFEEAGIEVAGGVEELVEAADVVVDACPSGIGAENKAMYEAYDTPALYQGGESADLVDVSFNARANYSEAADADHVRVVSCNTTGLSRLLAPLQETYGVKKARVTLVRRGGDPGQTGRGPINDILPNPVTLPSHHGPDVNTIFPDLNIDTLGMKVPATLMHTHSVNVQLEEVPTAEAVRDLLAGESRLFLVPERFDIDGAGKLKEYAMDRGRPRGDIWENCVWEESVSVEDDDLYLFQAIHQESDVVPENVDAVRAVLGAADADESIERTNDALGVGL from the coding sequence ATGATCAAAGTCGGCATCAACGGCTACGGCACCATCGGGAAGCGCGTCGCGGACGCGGTCGCCCTCCAGCCCGACATGGAGGTCGTCGGCGTGGCGAAGACGCGGCCGAACTTCGAGGCGGAGACGGCCGTCGAGAAGGGCTATCCGCTGTACGCCGCCATCGAGGAGCGCCTGCCGCGGTTCGAGGAGGCCGGCATCGAGGTCGCCGGCGGGGTCGAGGAACTCGTCGAGGCGGCCGACGTGGTCGTCGACGCCTGCCCCTCGGGTATCGGCGCGGAGAACAAGGCGATGTACGAGGCGTACGACACCCCCGCGCTCTACCAGGGCGGCGAGAGCGCGGACCTGGTGGACGTGAGCTTCAACGCCCGCGCCAACTACAGCGAGGCGGCGGACGCCGACCACGTCCGCGTCGTCTCCTGTAACACGACCGGGCTCTCGCGCCTGCTCGCGCCCCTCCAGGAGACCTACGGCGTGAAGAAGGCGCGCGTGACGCTCGTCCGCCGCGGCGGCGACCCCGGCCAGACCGGTCGCGGCCCGATAAACGACATCCTCCCGAACCCGGTCACGCTCCCCTCCCACCACGGCCCCGACGTCAACACCATCTTCCCGGACCTCAACATCGACACGCTCGGGATGAAGGTGCCCGCGACGCTCATGCACACTCACAGCGTCAACGTCCAGCTGGAGGAGGTGCCAACCGCCGAGGCGGTCCGCGACCTGCTCGCCGGGGAGTCGCGGCTGTTCCTCGTCCCCGAACGCTTCGACATCGACGGGGCGGGCAAACTGAAGGAGTACGCGATGGACCGTGGGCGTCCGCGCGGCGACATCTGGGAGAACTGCGTCTGGGAGGAGTCCGTCTCGGTGGAGGACGACGACCTCTACCTCTTCCAGGCCATCCACCAGGAGTCCGACGTCGTCCCCGAGAACGTCGACGCGGTCCGGGCCGTCCTCGGCGCGGCCGACGCCGACGAGAGCATCGAGCGCACGAACGACGCCCTCGGCGTCGGCCTCTGA
- a CDS encoding aminopeptidase produces MDDDDALAAAARTAIAQCMNLGSDDTFLVVTDDERERIGEALLDAARGVTEDLAIVRYPPGDQHGEEPPRSVAAAMRNADVVLAPTTKSLSHTRARSQATASGARAATLPGITEEVFTTGLDADYEAIADNCREIYEQVAGAEEIRVTAPAGTDITFAPGERAWLQDTGIVHGPSEFSNLPAGETFVSPEDANGTYVVDGTMMPYGLLDGRTLTFEVADGRVTHIDDDEVRAQVETAAEDVGDDAYNLAELGIGANVAVTDLMGSVLLDEKAAGTVHVALGDDAGIGGAIEVPIHLDGIITEPTVYADGEEIDLPGP; encoded by the coding sequence ATGGACGACGACGACGCCCTCGCCGCGGCCGCACGGACGGCCATCGCGCAGTGCATGAACCTCGGGTCGGACGACACGTTCCTCGTCGTCACCGACGACGAGCGCGAACGCATCGGGGAGGCGCTGCTCGACGCCGCCCGCGGCGTGACGGAGGACCTCGCCATCGTCCGCTACCCGCCGGGCGACCAGCACGGTGAGGAGCCACCGCGGTCGGTGGCGGCGGCGATGCGCAACGCCGATGTCGTGCTCGCGCCGACGACCAAGAGCCTGAGCCACACGCGCGCTCGCAGTCAGGCGACGGCCTCCGGCGCGCGCGCCGCGACCCTCCCCGGCATCACCGAGGAGGTGTTCACGACGGGCCTCGACGCCGACTACGAGGCCATCGCCGACAACTGCCGCGAGATATACGAGCAGGTCGCGGGCGCGGAAGAGATTCGCGTCACCGCCCCCGCCGGCACGGACATCACGTTCGCCCCCGGCGAGCGGGCCTGGCTCCAGGACACGGGCATCGTCCACGGGCCGAGCGAGTTCTCGAACCTGCCGGCCGGCGAGACGTTCGTCAGCCCCGAGGACGCGAACGGGACGTACGTCGTCGACGGGACGATGATGCCCTACGGCCTGCTGGACGGTCGGACGCTGACGTTCGAGGTGGCGGACGGCCGGGTCACGCACATCGACGACGACGAGGTGCGCGCGCAGGTCGAGACGGCCGCCGAGGACGTCGGCGACGACGCCTACAACCTCGCGGAACTCGGCATCGGCGCGAACGTCGCCGTCACCGACCTGATGGGGAGCGTCCTGCTCGACGAGAAGGCCGCGGGGACGGTCCACGTCGCCCTCGGCGACGACGCGGGCATCGGGGGAGCCATCGAGGTGCCCATCCACCTCGACGGTATCATCACCGAGCCGACGGTGTACGCCGACGGCGAGGAGATAGACCTCCCGGGTCCGTAG